The window ttcctttccttgtctctccattccaacttgtgcatttagatctcccatcaatagcacttccctatcttctatctgtctctccacttcctctaaaaagtcctttagatgttcatctatgcaacccgtttgtgggacatacaactgaaatagatctttcatgccatatTCGAACTggatcaccatcatcctatcgctgttGCAGTTTGTATATTCCAcgtattcttggatttcttttctaagtgtGGTGGCCACtacattttttgcttcaggtctttcgctgtaatacagcctgtatccttctttcagagaaATCTCTCCCGAACCCCTCTTCCTGGTCTCAcgcagtccaagtatggctatatctttttctttcatgaagtcagccagttcttctgtctttcccgtcagtgtcagaacatttactgtcacaatcttgatgtagtttggtgttagttgcccacttctcacatttCCCCCAGCACCCAAAGAGCTGCGCATAGCTTTTAGCAGGAGATGCCCTAGGGTGTCTgcctccatgttaggggcggcctaattttgaacctggcagtaggtataaaatgcctttgggtgtcgCAAGCCCATTGTAACAATAGTCTATATGGATAAAGCAGCTCCAATCCCAATTGTAATAGGGAACTTAGTTGTAAGTTTATTTCTTAAGCGGTCTTTAGCAGCTATGTTATGTGCACCAACACAGGACTTAGTCTCAGAAGCGACTGAGCTTACAACGTCCGCGTTCTCCATAATATTAGGGAGCGCGGAGCAAGTCATGGCTTGCGCATCCGGTCTAGATATCTTACTGATTACTGCATACACCTCTGCGGTTGAGATTATGAGTAccacctttcgtagccgctcctctggagtacataCGTTACGgatttgccccttccgccatctccaccgtagcGAAGTTCATCTTATCCACCGTAGATGCCGTTGGGGACTTCATCCacaacccagggcaagggccctcgaTATTTATGACCCCTAGAGAGAGGGTGTCTCAGTATTTTGAAGCTACCTATTGGTATCAGGCACTGTAGATGAGGTGTTGCTATAATAAGTGATGGACTTATCTTCTTCTCACACCTGTGGAgattggatttggccctgttttacggccggatgtcaactctgtgtgaagggatgtaatcactattacctgTTTTCATGGTGGTGCGTTGTGTTGGGTCTCCGAGTCACCAACCCaggcaggaatcaaacccaggatcctctgaactgaagggcaatAGCAGTCGAACAACTATATGAATGGTGACTGCTGAatacaatagtgaacacatccctccacatagggttgtcgaCATCGAGTACTAACgtcacttttcttcttctttagcTCTGAGGCGGTGTTTACTTCTTTGGCTTTATGTTGCCATTTGGTACAATTGTGGGTCTGATCAGCATGTAGGCGTGCAGTCCTGTGTAGAATTTGAAGGCAGTATTGTTTATACTGATCCTTTACCATCGACTCGCTGTCCAAAAGCCCCCGGTCAAAGTACGTCATCATACCTGTGCAGACAGCTTCCCCTCATCATCTCTACGTCTGAAACCGCGCACCTTATCATGCTGCCTTCAATAAATTGGAAAATAGGAAGGAATATTAACAGAATGACAACTAACAGACTGTCCTTCTGACCTTGATGAAATTTACTTGTTAAGCACTGAAAGGATGTAGGTTTTCAGAAATGCTGAGATAGGAGAGAAGTAGGCCTGGAAAGGTAGTGAGCGGAAAATgtgcaaccacagaaaaccatcttcggggtttcaaactcaccatctcccaaatggaagcttaTAATAGTATGGCCCACAGTTAACTTGCAGGATTACAAGTACCCATGTGCtgttcagctccatggctgagtggtcagtgtcctCAGGGAACGAGGGATTTTAACGGTTCATTCCTTTGGGTTGCGGATGGTGTGTTTGTGTTATCTCCAACTTTCCTCAACTCATAGATCACATACTACACTATTCTGAACCACTGAACCTTACTAGGGCTGCCCCAGGCTAGCAGTATCCACACAAAATAATAAATCTGTGTACTCGATGTTGTCTCTGGGTTGTATTCTGTTTTTGATCTAGTCAAGGCTAGGAAGTTGACAGATCTATGTGTATTGCAGATAATCTGTTGATATGAGTGAGTCTGGTGCTGTCTTCGTAGACATACCAGTGCCAGTGTACTATCCTTGTGAGTGTGTAGTAGCAGTATCTCTGCAAGTATTTTTCAAATCGGCAGCACCCAGGAATTACAgcttataattctcatattttatcccgtattggctcaacacaactaaggttaagttatgagtaggttcccaccttccaatacttatcaatttctatataatagttttattaattacataatataaaccagcatgtcctagagattaagcttaGCACCCAGGAATGTAGTACTCACCGCTTGTTAACAACTCAAAGACGTAGCACAAACTGGCTGAATCAGACCACTCGGACTTAGAATGCAGTCTACATTTGCCAATTATTTACTGAACACAGGATACGAACACACAGATATCAGTAAAAGCAACTCTCTTCATCAACACTAATGAACACACCCTTAAAACTCTAGATCAGtatgaacacccccccccccacacacacacacacacagagtatcACAAAATAACAACATTCATCTAATTGAAACTAGTTTTGATCATTTTTGTATCTATATTATTTTAGCTGGTCTTGCTATTATTTGTAATGATAGTCTTTGTCAATCaaccataaatattaaaaaattgacAAAGAAActccatttatatttataaaatggcCTAAATTTTGTGTTCAATTGTGAGGCATAAACAATTGTGATTTTTTTGGCACATGCTGTGTTTATTCATGCATTGGCGATACTAGGACTTGGGAGTCAATATAAAAATTGCAAATAAATAGCTTTATTTATGTTTTAGATAGTGAAAATAATGTAGGTCAAATTTCTATGATTCAACAACTTCTTTTATGTTAAGTCTCCTTTCATGAATTAAATTCTGATTTTTCTTCGTAACATAAcgcgtaggcaagtcaataagtatctgcaattttgctccagttgtctttaggttggctatatggcgttgtgtgctcaccagccgctagatggcaccgttgtctacgtctgtggtaggtttcaacgTTATCAGatgagtacagcttgcgctgttgcaacgTAAAGATGACCACGCCACTCTCTTTTGTACCAAGGAACAACAGCATTCCgtaatcttttttttttgtggtctgagggtgtatcaggagctgaaattcatagaagactttcagcacactacggagacaatgttttgccagagcgaagtgtttaccagtggactgaacagttcaaaagaggTCGCACGATCGTGAAGGAtaaggaaagatccgggcgtccatctgcaaccGTAACTgataccaatattgaacaagtgcgtgatatgatcctgaataacagatgagtgactgttgacAACATggaaaaccatatgcacattagccaaggTTCTGCATATGATGTTGTATGATGATgtacgatgttattctgtatagaaaataaataagttacaagattgggagcaactgcaacgtgacctcgataatattgtgagatggacagcaggcaatggtatgttgataaatggggttaaaagtctggttgtgagtttcacaaataggaaaagtcttctcagttttaattactgcgttgatggggtgaaagttccttttggggatcattgtaagtacctaggtgttaatataagaaaagatcttcattggggtaatcacataaatgggattgtaaataaagtgtacagatctctgcacacggttatgagggtgttttgggggttgtagtaaggatgtaaaggagagggcatataagtctgtggtaagaccacaactagagtatggttccagtgtatgggaccctcaccaggattacctgattcaagaactggaaaaaatccaaagaaaagcagctcgatttgttccgggtgatttccgacaaaagagtagtgttataaaaatgttgcaaagtttgggctgagaagacttgggagaaagaagacgagctgcttgactaagtggtatgtaatataatataagaaaatttattctaacttcaacctattcaatacagtacaagatgttaacgtattagttaaacatcgttaaaatagttgagacatgttttgccccttcTGTGGAGCATCATCAGTCATCAATACCTCAAAATTCtgccagacgtctggttggaaattataaaaatatgttgcatgagtgaatacattaaagaaacatttacaagatcttatcattaacaaaatatcaaattgattaaaaaatgttacaccaatgaacacgttggtgaatttttACTTAAAACAAGGCTGGCATATCTACAGTATTGACAAAAATGGTAGTTTAAAAAGTCTTATTTGATGgtaagtttaaaatttatatattaatgtattcactcatgcaacatatttttacaatttccaaccagacgtctggcgaattttgaggtattgatatgactgatgatgcctcacagaaggggcgaaacatgtctcaactattttaacgatgtttaactaatacgttaacatcttgtactgtattgaataggttgaagttagaataaattttcttatattatattaagattctttcaatacgggaaaaatgattttcattacttgtaataagtggtctgttccgagctgtcagcggagagatggcgtggaatgacattagtagacgaataagtttgagtggtgtctttgaaagtaggaaagatcacaatatgaagataaagttggaattcaagaagacaaattggggcaaatattcgtttataggaaggggagttagggattggaataacttaccaagggtgacgttcaataaatttccaatttctttgaaatcatttaagaaaaggctaggaaagcaacagatagggaatctgccacctgggcgactgccctaaatgcagattagtagtgattgattgattgattgattgattgattggttggttgattgattgaaatcGTGCATAACAAGCTTAACTTTCataaagtctgttcgagatgggttccaaaacaactcaatgaagagcacctactggaccgtcatgctaacgaaggtaaaacatttctgaaacggatcatcactggagatgaaacacgaaccagagagcaaacgtcagcaTCCCCGGATCCCTagagtcaaaaagaaattcaagagttaACTGTCCGCAGGAAAAGTGttgctcacagtgttttgggactctcaaggaCGCAGAGGTCGATTGTCAGAAGGAGTTCTTTTATTGCATGACAATTCGCGTCCTCGTACCACCGCCCACCCCACTCATATTCTTCAGATGCTGCATctcgaggtgttggagcatcctgcgtaTGGCCCCGATCTCGCCCCATcagattaccatctgtttggtccacttagaaatgctctaagaggccgtcAATTGAGCttcgatcaacaggtgaaggaagcggttgCTGCGCGTTTTTGCAGAGCGTATCTTGTGAAATGGTGCACCATGTGCAAGGTGACTCAgctgaaaaatgatatcaataaaaagtgtgtactctttttgtaataaattataaaaattgattgcagttacttattgacttgccctcgtacatcTGGTACAAAGAATTGTATAACACATTCCTGCAATTGATATAATTTTTTGTTTCAGTGGGCCATTTGACGTTCACGTGTTAGCCCGAGAGAACGCTGTTCAGATGTGGAGGGATATAATGGGTCCTACCAAAGTTTTTCAGGCTCAGTACACACATCCAGAAACAATACGTGGTTGGTGCGGCCTCTCCGACACCCGCAATGCAACTCATGGCTCTGGTTAGTATTTTGTGTGCTTACCCACTTCATCCTTTATAGATAATCTAGTGTTCTGACATGACTATTTTTAATTTCAGACTCATCAACATCAGCTGCTAGGGAGATTGAGTTGTTTTTCCCAAACTTTAATATATCAGAATGGTATAACAATGAAGCAGAACAATTTCATAATGGCCACATTGAGTTTGATTGTGAAGAATTTACCCATAGGATTCTAGGCAGCTACAAAGAGTACAATTCTAACATAATAAGTCAGTTATTTGTCAACAAGCTGAACAAAGATCAGGGAGGAGGTAGCAATGCTGGAGGAAAGTATAAAATACACCATTGACAAGTCATTCCTCAGAATATTTTAGGATATAATCGTTTTTCTTCAAATCTTGCATTTAAGTGTTTTCTTGATACCTACATTCATTCTTACAACTATGAGACAATTTATTTCGCTTGATTAAGTACATTGCTTCCCACTGCCAAATGCTGTATGTAAAAGAAGGCTTATTACAATTCTACTATAGATCATTCTGTAGAGATTAACTGCTTCTACTGTTACTATAGTTGACAAGACAGACTATTTGTTTCCTGTGGTTATAGTCTGTTATTGTTCCTAAACATAAATTTAATTACAGATGTTTAAGTTAAAAGGTTATATAGATATAAAATTATATCAGACTGTGAAAGATAAAAATTGAAACACAAATCTATCAGTGAGAATAGGGTTAGCATAAGAGTTGATCAAGGTATggaaaaatgaaaatctgaaagtgCTCTGAACATTGACTTACCATGGATAGAAGGAAGACATTTTCAGCAGTGGAGGATACAGCATCTAATTCTCAATAATGACCACTACCATTATTTTAAATTTTGGACCTCATGTCTTCCTTCTATCCACACATTGTTACACGGTCCATCTCTTCTTAGACTTAATGAAACTAATAAGTAGAAACAATCACAATCGCATTTCTCACCAGTTGTTAACCTATGTGCAAGTGTTAAAACAAACTATTATCAACAAAATTTATAAGCATTGTTCTGTTTTCTCATGCTTAAAAATTCCATTGATGAAGCCCACCAACTTCTTAAAAAGCCATCTCGTCGAGGAGGGGGGCTATTTGGAGTGGTGTGAACTTGCCCACCAACTGCTTCGGCAATACTGTGAACTTATACATGTAGAATATGCTCAGCGCTTATTAGAGATCGACTTGATTCTGCTCTAGTGTGATAGTGCAAGGTTGTTAGACCTATAGATGTGGTAAAAAGACCAAAAAGAGTTTGACTGGGGTGCAGGGGTGAGGTGTTGCACTATAATAGCACTTTTTCTAATGTTTGTACTGAGGATATTTTTCTCATTCATGATGTGGTGAGGATATAGAAACTGAATCAGGGAGATAAATGTAAAATTTCATGGGAACCCTATAATATTATGACAACATGATAGAAGTCGCCTTCCACATGCTTTCCTGTCCTCACATTCAGGATGTTAGAACCTTGATGTACACTGCTTTTTCTATGCTTCACTGTACAGAGACCTTTTGTTTTGTGCACTGGACATCTGATAATTTGAGATATTGGCATGTAGGCTGCATGTCAAATTTGGATTGAGATTGGTGTTTCACGTTTTATACTAGTTTTATGAGGAAAGTGTGGAAAAACCGTAGGAAAATTAAAGTCATCATAACCAAGATTTGAATGACTTAACTTCATCTTCTATCAGTCAGTCGAACAATTGCTACTGATCTGTTTTTTgcaatctctctactgacagctcagaacataccgcttagtcaagcagctcgtctccttttccaTACCACTATTCGTGCTGCTTTCCATCTCGCTTTTCAAATCTGGTGCGGGTTCCATCCAcagtctaattggggtcttacgagagaagttgccttaaatactctcataatcagtcagtacaatcaatactgatgtgcatttagggcagtcactcgggtggcagattccctatctgttgctttcctagccttgtcctaaatgatttcaaagaaattggaaatttattgaacgtctcccttggtaagttattccaatccctaactccccttcctataaatgaatatttgccccagtttgtcctcttgaattccaactttatcttcatattgtgatctttcctacttttataaacgccattcaaacttattcgtctactaatgtcattccacgccaactctccgctgacagctcggaacataccacttagtcgagcagctcttcttctttctctcaattcttcccaacccaaacattgcaacatttttgtaacgctactcttttgtcggaaatcacccagaacaaatcgagctgcttttctttggattttttccagttcttgaatcaggtaatcctggtgagggtcccatacactggaaccatactctagttggggtcttaccagagacttatatgcactctcctttacatccttactacaacccctaaacaccctcataaccatgtgcaaagatctgtaccctttatttacaatcccatttatgtgattaccccagtgaagatctttccttatattaacacctagatacttacaatgatccccaaaaggaactttcaccccatcaacgcagtaattaaaactgagaggacttttcctatttgtgaaactctcaatctaacatttaaccccgtttatcatcataccattgcctgctgtccatctcacaacattttcaaggtcacgttgcagttgctcacaatcttgtaacttatttagcactctatagagaataacatcatccgcaaaaagccttacctccgattccactcctttactcatatcatttatatatataagaaaacataaaggtccgataatactgccttgaggaattcccctcttaattattacagggtcagataaagcttcacctaccctaattctctgagatctattttctagaaatatagcaacccattcagtcactcttttgtctagtccaattgcactcatttttgccagtagtctcccatgatccaccctatcaaatgcttgagacaggtcaatcgcgatacagtccatttgacctccagaatccaagatatctgctatatcttgctggaatcctacaagttgagcttcagtggaataacctttcctaaaaccgaattgccttctatcgaaccagttattaatttcgcaaacatgtataatataatcagaagagatctgtaacctttattttcagGCTCATCagccaatgaagatccttccttctAAGTCCTGTTCTGGTACAGCTATTGTATGCTCTATGTCCTTGAATTTTTATTGAGAAGTTTCAGTATATACATTGCAGAAAATGAATTTCCTAAAACAGTCTCTCCTGACTTCCCCTGCTCAAGCCATTTTTTGTAACACTGTTGGTTGAGGGCGAGTGCCACGCTCGTTCCAGGGTATTCCACATTGAACTTGTAACTGTATTTGACTTCTCTTTGTTTTTcaaaaatttagtatttataagtcaATGTTGTAAAATACTCTTAACttacatatataacaaaacattTGGAAGAACTTAAATAAGTTTATTATAAAACAGACTTGGTCAGCACAAACAAATAAtgttactacaggatattaatacAAACAGTACTGATTTTCCTATTCCTTTGAGCAGTAGGTATATGTGACTCATCTGGCTTTTTATGAAGAAAGTCAACATTTCTCCGGATTTTCAACGTAAGATCGGAGTGAAGGCTTATAAATAGCATACAACTCAAGTCCATATTTCACTGGCTTTCGAGGCATGAATTCCTTAAAACTGCATGTCCATGGAAGGACTCTTAACATCTCATCCACTGTAACGTATTTCCTTACGGAATAGAGCTCTTGGCACTATTTCACCAACTCTGATTGGTGCAAGTTTATCGCAAAATATTTTGGCCTGTCTCGTGTGAGCATCATCAAACCAAAATGCTCTCCGCAACAAATAAAATCTGTTGCAAGACATAACCACACAAAAACTTTCAGGAGCCTTTCTGCCAGTCGCCCAGGTCTTCAAAATTACAATGGGATGACTTCATTACTCTGCCTTAATATAATAGCCAAATAGCAGGTCTCTGACAGTCCATCAATCAACAGCTGACAGGTAAGAAAAGCATGGCACATAAATAGCTTGTTTTTCTAGGCCCACATTTTGAGCCTTTCAAATTTGCCTTACTGCCTTTTGGCTGATGGTTGTGATGTCAGCTTTCCAATTAGAGTCATCAgcagagatgcagtgaacctcctcatTCACGTCTCATCCTtgctgtaataccaatataatggtcagttattggacattataaattttccag is drawn from Anabrus simplex isolate iqAnaSimp1 chromosome 1, ASM4041472v1, whole genome shotgun sequence and contains these coding sequences:
- the LOC136883057 gene encoding nucleoside diphosphate kinase 6 translates to MPVHARELLQLTLAIVKPHVIKAPHALQSVRDTILLNGFYVLKTERFKWSREQAEAFYEEHKKRFFYERLVTFMCSGPFDVHVLARENAVQMWRDIMGPTKVFQAQYTHPETIRGWCGLSDTRNATHGSDSSTSAAREIELFFPNFNISEWYNNEAEQFHNGHIEFDCEEFTHRILGSYKEYNSNIISQLFVNKLNKDQGGGSNAGGKYKIHH